The DNA region GTCGCCGGCTTCCGCTCGCGGGAGCAACTGCTCGCCGAATGCGACGTCATCCTGCTGGCCAAGCCGCAGGCGGCGGAACTCGTGGAGTTCCGCCAGGGGCAGGTCCTCTGGGGCTGGCCCCACTGCGTCCAGGACGAGGAGCTCACCCAGATCGCGATCGACCGCCGGCTGACCCTGATCGCCTTCGAGGCGATGAACCACTGGACCAACGACGGCTCGTTCAACCTGCACGTCTTCCACAAGAACAACGAGCTGGCCGGGTACTCCTCCGTACTGCACGCCCTCCAGCTCACCGGCTCGACCGGTGACTACGGCCGCCGCCTCCGGGCCGCGGTCCTGGGCTTCGGCGCGACGGCCCGGGGCGCGGTGACGGCGCTCAGCGCGCTCGGCGTGCACGACGTCGACGTGCTCACCCAGCGCGGGGTGACGGCGGTCAGCTCACCGATCCACTCCACCCGGATCGTGCGGTTCGACCGCGACGAGAACGACGCCCGGCGCAGCTACGCGCTGTCCGAGGACGGCCGGGTGCCGCTGGCGGGGTTCCTCGCCGAGCACGACATCATCGTCAACTGCGTCCTGCAGGACACCGCCGCTCCGCTGACCTTCCTCGACGAAGAGGATCTCCGGCTCCTGGCGCCCGGCACCCTCATCATCGACGTGTCCTGCGACGAGGGGATGGGCTTCAGCTGGGCCCGCCCCACGTCCTTCACCGAGCCGACGTTCCAGGTCGGCGACAACGTCCGCTACTACGGCGTCGACCACAGCCCGTCCTACCTGTGGAACTCGGCGACCTGGGAGAACAGCGAGGCGCTGCTGCCCTTCCTGCGCGCGGTGCTCACCGGCCCGGGGGCGTGGACGTCCGACGAGACCCTGCGGCGCGCGATCGAGATCCGCGACGGCGTCGTCCAGAACCCGAGCATCCTGTCCTTCCAGCACCGCTCGGCGGACTATCCGCACCGGTCCCTGGAGCTGCCGGCGGCAGCCTGACGCCGACTCGCCCGCGCCTCCCGCCGGCGTCCCTCGCCGGCATCGGCGGCGGCGTGGGCGTGGGCGCCCGGGAGCCGACCGGGCGCCGTTCCGTCCCCGGGCTTCGAGAGCGGTCCCGAAGCCCGGGGAGTCCGTGTGCCACCGCCCGGCGGCCGTCACCTGCCCGACCGCGCTACCCCAGGATGACCAGCTTGCCCAGCGCCAGG from Kitasatospora sp. NBC_00458 includes:
- a CDS encoding N(5)-(carboxyethyl)ornithine synthase yields the protein MHQLNLGVIGQSRKENERRLPIHPSHFERIDPDLQGRILLEHGYAEGFGVPDEHLAPLVAGFRSREQLLAECDVILLAKPQAAELVEFRQGQVLWGWPHCVQDEELTQIAIDRRLTLIAFEAMNHWTNDGSFNLHVFHKNNELAGYSSVLHALQLTGSTGDYGRRLRAAVLGFGATARGAVTALSALGVHDVDVLTQRGVTAVSSPIHSTRIVRFDRDENDARRSYALSEDGRVPLAGFLAEHDIIVNCVLQDTAAPLTFLDEEDLRLLAPGTLIIDVSCDEGMGFSWARPTSFTEPTFQVGDNVRYYGVDHSPSYLWNSATWENSEALLPFLRAVLTGPGAWTSDETLRRAIEIRDGVVQNPSILSFQHRSADYPHRSLELPAAA